CCTCTCCCCGCTCATTAAGACGACGATAAAGGGAGGCGCGATGCAGTAATCGCTGTTGTCGTAACTCTGGTGGTGTTTTCTGCAATGGTCCACCCAGATGTTCTTCCAAACATAGGTGTAAATGCCAACTTTCTGTTACCACAGTCAGGTAGCCGTCATACAAAACGCAGATTTTGGGTGGTTCATTCAATTCCAACTCGAGCACTCCACCTTCTATCACATGACCAATTTGCGTTTCTTGCCAGCGCTCGTGAAACAGCGTGTAAAGCAGCGGACCTGTGATGTCAATTGTGCAAGGAATGTCTTCGTATTCAGTTTGCCCTCCGGCGGGCAGAGGTTCGGTAAGGCTGCGATTTAGTGGTGTAACCCAGCGGGAAAATTCACCCATGACTTGATCTCCTAAAACGTCGCACTAACACCTAGACGAAAACTACGACCCACCGCAGGATAACCTGGGAACTGCTCGGACTGTCGATCAAACACATTGTCCACGCTACCGTTCAAAACAACAGTTTCATTCAGGGGGACACGCAGTCGCAGATCAATAGCCGTGAAGCCAGAGAGTGACTCGGTATTAGTGTTGTTGACAAAGAAATCACTAAGATTTCGTAGAATGACCGCTGCATAAACGCCAATAGGTGTTTCGTATACCAAACCCACATTAAGCTGATTAGCATCTCGAAAACTGAGGATGTTTCCTTCAATAGTTGAATCGCGATCTTCAGTAATGCGCGGCTCGTTCAGCGTGTAGTGAGCAAAAGCATAAACATAGCGCGACAGTTGTAGGTTCAAATCAGCTTCTAAACCAAGGGTTCTCACCTGTCCAATATTCTCATAAGTACTGGGCGAACCAAAGCGAAAGTTGATCAGATTACTGATGTGATTGCTGAAAGCAGTCAGTCTAAACAGCCCAATATCACCGAGTTGTTGATCGATCCCAATATCAATGCTATCTCCAGTTTCAGGTGCTAGATCGGGATTGCCAACCACATTAAATGCCGCTAATCCTTCCAAATTGGAAATCTGCGGTGCTCGAAAACTACGGGCATAGTTTGCCCGCAGGGTTGTGCTTGGACTCAGTACCAGCTGCGCACCAATGCTAGGGGAAGTGAACGAGCCATTTACTAAACTGTTGAAGTCTTGCCGTGCGCCGAGGTTGACACTAAAACTGGGAGAAAAATTGACTTCGTAGCTGGCAAACAGCGCTCCTTGATGAATATCACCGTCGTAGTTGATATCAGTTACACCTGTACTGTAACTAAAAGTAGTGTTTCGCGATCGCGTGTTGCGATAGTCTACGCCGTAAGTCAGCGTTTGGTTAGCCGCATGCCAGTTGTGCTGCACCTGAACGCCAAGCGATCGCCGGTTTACGTCGTCCCGCGTACCAAAGGTTGCAGGGTCAGGGTTGTTGTAGTTGTATTGCAAGAAATCGGTGAAGATGCGGCTAGTCAGTAATGAGTCTTCTCCATTTCCCAAGCGCGATCGCCATGTTAACCCTAGTAACACCTCGTCGGTGTATTGCTCGGCATCGGGAGTTAGAGTATTAAATGCACCAATGCTATTGGGAATGGGAATGCCTCCGGCAACTCCAAAGATTTTGGTTTGGTAAATAGCACTGAAACTCAGGGTGTCGCGATCGCCCAATTTTTCTAGGTTAAGGTTGAGGTTGTTATACAAGACATCGGCATTGCGACGGCGATCGTCAAGATCGATGCGATCAATCCGAAATGGGAAATCATTGTTAGATTCAATTCGGCTATAGCCCAGTGCCCAGCCAACATCACCGCTGCTTCCCCGCGCTTGAATCGACTGCTCGTTTAGCCCAAAACTACCAATAGCTCCTCTTGCTGTCACTTCGGGCGTTTCAGAAGGCGAGCGCGTAATGATATTAATCACTCCACCCAGGGCATCCGAACCGTAGAGCGTGGAACCTCCGCCTGGTAGCAATTCAATTCGTTCCACAGCATCAGTCGTAAAATTAGACAGATCGAACCCGCCAAAAAAACCTACATCATTGATGGGACGACCGTCTAACAAAATCAAAACCTGAGCAGAATTGGCTCCTCGAATGAACTGACTGCTAAGCGCGCCTAACTGTCCACCTGCTGTACCATCGCTCAAAATTCCTGGCAGGTAGCGCAACGCTTCTTGGACTGTCCTTGCTCCTTGCGCTTCAATCTGTTCGCGATTGATGACATAAACGGGACGAGTAGATTCTCTAACGGTTGCCTCGCGTCGGAATGGACCATAGACAGGTTGATCGAGAATTCTATCCGTGACAGTAATGCGAATAGATTCTATATCGCTTTCAACTAAAGTTGGCTCAGAGGATTGCGCGATTGACCAATTCTGTTGCCAATCGAGCGGAGGTGCGATCGCTGTTTCATCCGCTTCTAACAAGTCAGAAGCAGATTGAGAGATTTCTAAAATATCAGCGCCATAGGTAACTGGAGCAGACGCAATCATTAGCGCGATCGCCCCCAACCAACTCAATGCCACCCATCCTGTTCTTTGTTGTAACGCGACAATTGCAGTTATTCCCACAAAGATATCACCCTCTTAGCCAGCAACCTCAGCAAGTTAATTTACATGAACAAAAATTAAAGGATAGATTTTTGGGCGATCGCCGCTTGCATTTTCTCGGTTAACTCGGTGAGTTTGAGCGTTCCCAATTCGCCTGCATGACGCGTGCGCACGCTCAAGGTTTGTTGCTCGACTTCGCGCTTGCCAATGACCGCAACAACGGGAATTTTCTCCAGTTCTGCGGTACGAATTTGCTTACCAAGGCGATCGCCACTGTTATCCACCTCAACTCGATAGCCTAAGGGTTTTAGTTGCAAAGCGATCGCTGCTGCATAACTGTGCTGCTCGTCACTCACAGGAAGCAATCGTACTTGCACCGGAGCTAGCCACAGCGGAAAATCACCCGCATAGTTTTCAATCAAGATACCGAAGAAGCGCTCTAACGAGCCAAAGATGGCGCGGTGAATCATAATCGGGCGTTGACGAGAGCCATCGGCAGCGACATATTCCATGTCAAACCGTTCCGGCAAGTTGAAATCAACCTGGATTGTCGAGCATTGCCATAACCGACCGATCGCATCTTTAATCTTGATGTCAATCTTAGGACCGTAAAACGCACCGCCACCTTCATCGGTGAAGTAAGCCCAATTCTTACAATCTAAGGCTTGAACTAAAGCATCAGTTGCCAATTGCCAAATATCATCAGTACCAACCGATTTGTGAGGGCGAGTCGATAGATAAACCTCATATTGCGTAAAGCCAAAGTCTGAAAGAATCTTCTCAGTCAGATTCAATACGCCTAAAATTTCATCTGCCACCTGTTCGGGTAAGCAAAAAATATGAGCATCATCTTGGGTAAAGCCGCGCACCCGCATCAAACCATGCAACACGCCTGAGCGCTCGTAGCGATAGACCGTGCCTAACTCTGCCCAGCGAATCGGCAACTCTCGATAGGAATGTAGATGACTCTGGTACGTCAGCACATGAAATGGGCAGTTCATCGGCTTCAGTTGATACTGCTGCGCCTCAATCTCCATCTGGTCAAACATATTCTCGCGGTAGAAGTCGAAGTGCCCCGACGTTTTCCAGAGATCGAGGTTGGCAATGTGAGGCGTGTAGAGCAGTTCATAGCCTGCATCCAGGTGAGCCTGGCGCCAATAGTCCTCAATCAGCAAACGCATCCGTGCCCCTTTGGGATGCCAGAAGACGAGTCCCCCTCCGACATCTTCCTGGATGCTAAATAAATCAAGCTGCTGCCCCAGTTTGCGGTGGTCGCGCCGCTTGGCTTCCTCTTTTTGTTGGAGATAAGCCTGTAGCTGTTCTGGAGTCTTCCAGGCTGTACCATAAATCCGCTGCAGTTGCGGCTTCGTCTCACTCCCTCGCCAGTAAGCACCTGCAACGCTCTCTAAGGTAAAGGCATCGGGGTTAATTTCTCCGGTGTAGTTGAGGTGGGGTCCGGCACACAGATCCCACCAGCAGTCTTTTCCGATGCGTTTTTGTGTAAGAGCGTCGGTAGAAATGTGAAATAACGAAGGCTCTGGCCTGCCTTGCAGAGTATCTACGCAGCCAATAAAGTAACGGGTAATTGGCTCATCTGGAGGAATGCTGTCGAGGATTTCCAGCTTGTATGGTTCGTTGAGTTGCTCAATTTCTGCTCGAATCTGGCTCCGGTCTACCACTTCCTGAATGATGGGCAGATTCGCTTTGATAATCCGCCGCATTTCTGATTCAATCTGGGTCAGGTCATCGGGGGTAAAAGCTGCTTTGCGGTCAAAGTCATAGTAGAAACCTGTGTCTGTCCAGGGTCCAATCGTCACTTTTGTTTCTGGAAACAGCGTCTGTACTGCCATTGCCAGAACATGGGCACAGGTGTGACGAATCCGCAATAAGGTTTGTGGATCGCTTTGGAGTAAGACTTGCTCCTCTTGAGGACGGCTCAATTGACTGACCATACTAAATTAAAATGATAATCGTTCTCATTTTAGCATAGAGCAGGTGAGAAGCGAGTGTGGTTAGTTTTCATTTTTTTAGTTAATCGGTTTTCAGGCATTACAGTCAGCAGATAAACTACTTTGATTTGGTCATTCCATCTTTAGTAACGAAAAAGTAGTTGTTGACCGAGAAAAAATAGCCTTATAGCTATCATTGAATTGACGGAAATTACCCAGCTTTGAGATGAGCTTGGCAGAACATCAAGATGTACTTGCGGCGCTTGATGTGGTGAGGAATATAGGAGAAATCTAGCCGCCGCAGAGGACGATGAACGATCTGCGTGACAGGTTATTTGGATTTTCAAGTAGAGGATTCAGTTAGAGACATAGGATATAATTAAAATGATTATCATTCGCCTACTCTATAGCGATCGATGTGAAAAGTGATTCTCTTGCGCACAACAGTAAGCCAACACACCATTCCTCTCGGTATTGTCAACTTATGGAGCAAATTCAAAATTAGGCACGATGACTCCTGAGCAGCTAGGATCGTTTAGATTACGCTACAGAATTCAGCCTAGCAATTTCTCGCCAATCTTGAAATCGTTGACGGAGTTGTTGGCGATAGTGTTGTGCGGTAAGTTGATGTTGTTTGGGGTGAAAGTGGTCTCGAATTGGTTCAAAGGCGGAAAGAAATCGTTGCGCTTGCCCTGGTGATTTGAATTTCCGCATTCGTCGCTCTCGCATTCGTGTCGGTTGGTGGGAGTTCTCCGCCCGGTTGTTCAACCCTTTATGCTGGCGATGCTCTACACTCTTGAGCATCTGGTTTTTAGCAGCTTCGTAGCTTTTGAGTTTGTCCGTCACTATTACTCGTGGAACAAAGCCTTGCTGCTTGAGGAGCTTGCGGAAGAATCGCTTGGCTGCCTTTGTATCTCTCTGGCGTTGCATCAAGATGTCGAGCACCTTACCTTCACAATCCACTGCTCGCCACAGGTAATATTGCTTTCCTTTGATTGATTGTGACAACAACCTCATCGAGATGCCATTTATCGGTTAGATATCGGCGTTTACGGCGCACCTGATTGGCATACTGCTGTCCGAACTTCTGGCACCATTCCCGAATCGATTCGTAGGTCACCTCAATGCCACGATACAGCCTTGAAGTTAAGTTGACATACCTTCCTCGCCTAATCTCTAGTCACAAGTATAAAAAGTTGTTACCCTTGGGGTTAACAACTTTTGTAAAAGCTCTGGTACAATGGATATTGTATTTAAAGATAAGAAATTTGAAAAAGAGTGCAATAACCAGAGGCTTCTAGAAAAAAACTATGGTCAAAAAAGAGCTAAACGCATTCGGCGACGGCTTGATGATTTACTTGCTGCCGACACACTTGAGGATATGACAAACATTCCAGGACGGTGTCACGAATTGGGTGAAAATCGTTGGGGGCAAATCGCCCTAGATTTAGATCACCCATACAGACTAATATTCGAGCCAGCAAATGAACCAATTCCTACCAAACTTGATGGTGGCATCGATAGGACTAAAATAACTGCTGTTAGAATTCTCGGCGTGGAGGATTATCATGGGTAACGTAATTCAAAATCAATACACGCCAGACTATGTATCCCCTCCTGGTGAAACCCTTGAGGAGATCCTTGAGGAGCGTGATATGTCGCAGGCAGAATTGGCAGAAAGGACGGGGCGACCCAGGAAGACAATTAGCGAAATTATCAACGCTAAAGCTGCAATTACTCCAGAGACAGCATTACAGTTAGAGCGTGTTTTAGGTATCCCAGCCAGTTTTTGGAATAATCGGGAACGACATTACCGAGAAGCTTTAGCACGGAAGGAAGAGCAAGAGCGTTTATCCAAGCAAGTGGAGTGGCTCAACCAATTACCTGTGAAGGATATGGTTAAAAAAAGATGGATTCAGTTCTATCAAGACAAAGTTGAGCAACTGCGGGAAGTGCTAAATTTTTTCGGCGTAGCCTCTCCTGATCAATTGCAAATGGTTTTGAGCGGCACTAATGTGTACTTTCGGAAATCTCCTAAGTCGCCAAGCGACAAGAATGCTGTTGCCGCTTGGCTGCGTCGAGGGGAAATAGAAGCAGATGAGATTAAATGCACTCCCTATAACGCCAACAAATTTAAGGAGGCACTGCAACAAGTTCGCGCTTTGACTGTTGAACCGCCAGAAATTTTTCAGTCGGAAGTAGTACGTTTGTGTGCCGTTGCTGGTGTGGCTGTAGTTTTTGTACCGGAACTGCCCAAAACACAGGTTTGTGGAGCCACTCGTTGGTTAAGCCCAGATAAAGCGCTGATTCAACTTAGTCTGCGCTATAAAACTGACGATCACTTGTGGTTTGCCTTCTTTCATGAGTCGGGTCACATTCTCAAGCATGGCAAGCGGGAGCTATTCCTTGAATTTAAGGAAAGTCAGCTAGATAAGGAAGAAAAAGAGGCAGATACATTCGCCGCAGATCTACTCATTCCCCCAACTGAATTTAAGCGATTCTTAGCATCTGGTAAACAAAGGAGCAAAGATGGTATCCGGCAGTTTGCTTTAGAAATTGGAATTGCACCTGGAATTGTAGTCGGAAGGCTTCAGCATGACGGGATATTACCACCTAGTCACTGCAATGAACTCAAATGCAAACTTAGATAGGCAACAGATAATTAATAGGGTAGTCCTATACAAGTAAGGATGTAAGTATAGAAGAGAGGTTTTTTCATTCTCAATCATGTCAGCACCTGCTCCAACTGGTTTTGTCGCAAGAATTTTTAATGATGAATGATCGGCATCATTCATATTGTTTTATGCAGCAATTTCAAAGATTGATTCAATAAATCTTGCTTGAGATACACTGTCCCCTCGATCGACTCCGTTCACTTGTCCTTTTCTGATCATGTTCATCGCTTCAATTCCGCTCAGGGTTCTCCTCGCACTATTGAACGACTTGAACCCCATCATCGGTCTCACGCTCCGCTTAATGTTCCGATGATCCTGCTCAACGACATTATTCAAATATTTGCTCTGCCTCAATTGGGTCTCCTTGTCAATCATTTCATCACCTCTCAACGTCTCGACCGCGACGGGATAAGCCGCATTTTTATCAACGGTAATGACCCGTGGAACCTGGGTGTGCTGACCCTTCAAAACCTTGCGAAAGAATCGTGCCGCTGCCTTGCCATCCCGCTTTGCACTCAACATAAAGTCGAGGGTATTGCCTTCCGAATCGACAGCACGATATAGATACTTCCACACGTCCTTGACCTTGATATACGTTTCGTCCACCCTCCAAGAATCGTTTGTCGGTTTTAGATGCCGTCGAATATGTTTGTCTAGTTCTGGTGCATATTTCAACACCCATCGGTTAATCGTCGAGTGATCCACCTCTACCCCTCGTTCCTGCATCATCTCCTCTAAATCTCGGTAGCTGAGAGAGTAACGGCAATACCAGCGAACATTGAGCAGGATGATTTCGGGCAAAAAGTGCCGCCACTTAAACAGAGTCTGAGTAGACATCAGAGGCGCAGAAGGCAAGGTTTGGACTTATTTACCTTACCACCCACTAGTTTTTGTAACACAACCTGAAGATTCACCTTGAGCATATTCAGTATCGCTCCTTTAAGCAGATGGGCTTACCGATTGGAAGTGGCATGGTGGAGAGTGCCTGCAAGTGGTTAATTCAGCAACGGTTTAAGGGTGTAGGGATGCGGTGGAGTGAAGATGGCTTTAATCATCTGCTGCACCTCCGCCTTGCCTGGTTGACACTCCCCTGGCTGAAGCCGAGGGGATTCTTCATTCAACGAGTCCACTTGCTTAAAGCTCCTTGCGTTACTTTAAGTAGAGGTGGTTCTCTCAGTCACGCTTTAACTTCCCCCATGCCCTGAGGTAGTTGCAAAGCGTGCAAATTTTGTTTGAGTTAATTGCTAGTCGTCTAGTTCCTGTGAATCTTTTACCTACTTTCAGGCTGTCTGGCAATTAAGCCAAACTACTAGAACAACAAAGTAGAACTTATGATTCAATTGTCAAGGTCAGCCAGTGCGTTGCGCGGGTTCCCCGCGTTGAAGCAACTGGCGGTGCAGTGTTACCTTTTAGGTACTAGGTTTTTTAAGTGGTTGATTACCTGTCCACTGTCTAAAATAATACAACTAGCTATCTTATTGAGTCAAGCCTTTTTATAGCAGACTTTAGTCTGCTGTTAGCTTTCATCCCTGCTATAAATAGACAGGGTTTTCAGCATATTTCTTATAAACCAGCGGTTTGATTCTCTGTTTTCAGATCAGCCGCTCGTACTATCTTTGTACTCCCCCAAGGATTAAATACGCCCCTTGTTTAAGATGGTCGCCCTCGCTCCATAACAGTGTAATCAGGTTGATGCCTTGTACCACCCGTCCATGCTTACCGGACCAGTGTCGAGTCACTAATTCCATCTTCTCGGCATACAGCTTGTCAAGCGTTGAGTCATCGACCACCAAAATTCCCTGGCTCAACCTCACTTGCGGCTGCGCTTCTTGCCACAGTTGACTTGTGGACGGCTCCATCCGATGCAACAATCGGGTAATCGCGTCATGAGCAGCAGCATTGTCCGACTTCGGTTGCACTCGTTCGGCTTCCACGCACCTACCCATTTTTCTCAACTGCGTAACTCCTGGCCATACTCAAACCAAGGAATGAGGCGTAAGTGTTGGCGGCGTGTCTGATGAACCAACCCCAAGAGCGAGTCTTGAAAAGGTAGCAGTAGCAGCAAGGTGAGTGGATCGCGCATCTTACCTCCCGCTTGGAAAGCAATTGTACTGGGATGAAGCGTATAACCCCGATTCCACACTGCTAGATAAATTGTATTAAGGCGATGCTCAGCAATATGTGCTACTGCTTCATCCATACGGGTTGTGTAGTACATTAGCGCTGCGCCAAGATTAGTCATCCACACGCCGCGTAGCTCTTGCGTATTGAGTTGACCTGACGAAACGACTGGTGCTTGCCAAAGCGATAATATCAGCCAAAATAAAGCGCAGATGACGAACGTTCGTTGCAAGCACTGAGGAATTTGCCGCCGATGCTTTCTAATTAGTTGGAAATTTGAGCGTGTCATTGTTTCAAATGATCTGTTAATCACTCGCGTTGTGCTAAAAAAGTGTAATGCTCAATTTTTACTTGATATGTAGGGCAATTGCTTTCTCTCACACCGTGATTTATTCAATTTTACAGTAGTAAATATTACAATATCTACAAATTAATTTTAAGTAGTATCCCGTAGTTTAAACGATTGCACTCGTTTTCAGATCTTTCCTTAACGCTACCTTGACAAGCAGTTAACACTTAATTGCTATTTTTCTTTTAGCAGAATAGGAGAGTATTTACTCCTTTAAATTACTTGTGAGGGGTGAGATGGAACGCTACGATTTCGAGCGTTTGCTGGCGAGTAAGGTTAAGCGCAGAAGCCTGCTCGTTGGTGCAGGAGCCTTAACTGGTTTAGCAATTGCTAGTCAATGGTCGAGTCATGTTGTTGCGCGACCGCGATTATCTGACTATCCGTTTCAACTAGGTGTAGCTTCCGGCGACCCGTTGCCTGACGGTGTTGTCCTCTGGACGCGATTAGCTCCTCAACCGCTATCTGGTGGTGGAATGCCGCAGCGTAATGTATCCGTGCGGTGGGAAATTGCGACGGATGAAAATATGCGACACGTTGTCAAAGTCGGCACAGCGATCGCTACCCCCCAACTGGCGCGCTCGGTTCATGTCGATGTTCGCGGCTTGCAACCGGCACGGGAGTATTTTTATCAATTCAAAGTTGGCAACGAGTACAGCCCAATTGGTCGTACCAAAACCGCACCAGCGCGTGGCGATCGCGTCAATTACCTTAACTTTGCCTTCTGCACGTGCCAAAAGTGGGAGGACGGTTACTACTCGGCTTATCGTCGCATGGCGGAGGAGGAGTTAGATTTAGTATTCCATCTTGGTGACTATATATACGAATACGGTATTAGCCCTACAGGTGGCGCGCGTAATGTCGTTTTACCCGCAGCGTATCAGCAGGAGACAACGACGCTCGAACAATACCGCCTCCGCTATGCTTTGTATAAAACTGACCCAGACCTGCAAAAGGCTCATGCTTTGTTTCCTTTCGTTGTTACCTGGGACGACCACGAGGTAGATAACGATTATACCGATGCCATTTCGCAAGACAATGACCCTGTAAAACAGTTCCTGCAACGGCGGGCTGCTGCGTATCGCGCCTACTACGAACACCAACCGCTGCGGCGCTTCTCACTGCCCAATGGACCGAACATGCGCCTCTACCGCCGACTTGGCTTTGGTGACTTAGTTAAATTTAGCGTTCTTGATACACGCCAGTATCGCAGCAACCAACCGTGCGGTGACGGCGAAACACCGCGTTGTGAAGCTGCCCTCGACCTTTCAAAAACGATGACGGGTCAGCAGCAAGAGCGCTGGCTACTCAAAGGATTGGAGCGTTCTCAAACCCGTTGGAATGTAATTGCCCAACAGGTACTCATGGCAGAGTTGGATCATAAAATTGGAGCGGGTAAAATTTTCTGGAACGATTCTTGGGACG
This portion of the Gloeocapsopsis dulcis genome encodes:
- a CDS encoding TonB-dependent receptor plug domain-containing protein, which produces MGITAIVALQQRTGWVALSWLGAIALMIASAPVTYGADILEISQSASDLLEADETAIAPPLDWQQNWSIAQSSEPTLVESDIESIRITVTDRILDQPVYGPFRREATVRESTRPVYVINREQIEAQGARTVQEALRYLPGILSDGTAGGQLGALSSQFIRGANSAQVLILLDGRPINDVGFFGGFDLSNFTTDAVERIELLPGGGSTLYGSDALGGVINIITRSPSETPEVTARGAIGSFGLNEQSIQARGSSGDVGWALGYSRIESNNDFPFRIDRIDLDDRRRNADVLYNNLNLNLEKLGDRDTLSFSAIYQTKIFGVAGGIPIPNSIGAFNTLTPDAEQYTDEVLLGLTWRSRLGNGEDSLLTSRIFTDFLQYNYNNPDPATFGTRDDVNRRSLGVQVQHNWHAANQTLTYGVDYRNTRSRNTTFSYSTGVTDINYDGDIHQGALFASYEVNFSPSFSVNLGARQDFNSLVNGSFTSPSIGAQLVLSPSTTLRANYARSFRAPQISNLEGLAAFNVVGNPDLAPETGDSIDIGIDQQLGDIGLFRLTAFSNHISNLINFRFGSPSTYENIGQVRTLGLEADLNLQLSRYVYAFAHYTLNEPRITEDRDSTIEGNILSFRDANQLNVGLVYETPIGVYAAVILRNLSDFFVNNTNTESLSGFTAIDLRLRVPLNETVVLNGSVDNVFDRQSEQFPGYPAVGRSFRLGVSATF
- the thrS gene encoding threonine--tRNA ligase; protein product: MVSQLSRPQEEQVLLQSDPQTLLRIRHTCAHVLAMAVQTLFPETKVTIGPWTDTGFYYDFDRKAAFTPDDLTQIESEMRRIIKANLPIIQEVVDRSQIRAEIEQLNEPYKLEILDSIPPDEPITRYFIGCVDTLQGRPEPSLFHISTDALTQKRIGKDCWWDLCAGPHLNYTGEINPDAFTLESVAGAYWRGSETKPQLQRIYGTAWKTPEQLQAYLQQKEEAKRRDHRKLGQQLDLFSIQEDVGGGLVFWHPKGARMRLLIEDYWRQAHLDAGYELLYTPHIANLDLWKTSGHFDFYRENMFDQMEIEAQQYQLKPMNCPFHVLTYQSHLHSYRELPIRWAELGTVYRYERSGVLHGLMRVRGFTQDDAHIFCLPEQVADEILGVLNLTEKILSDFGFTQYEVYLSTRPHKSVGTDDIWQLATDALVQALDCKNWAYFTDEGGGAFYGPKIDIKIKDAIGRLWQCSTIQVDFNLPERFDMEYVAADGSRQRPIMIHRAIFGSLERFFGILIENYAGDFPLWLAPVQVRLLPVSDEQHSYAAAIALQLKPLGYRVEVDNSGDRLGKQIRTAELEKIPVVAVIGKREVEQQTLSVRTRHAGELGTLKLTELTEKMQAAIAQKSIL
- a CDS encoding type II toxin-antitoxin system RelE/ParE family toxin is translated as MDIVFKDKKFEKECNNQRLLEKNYGQKRAKRIRRRLDDLLAADTLEDMTNIPGRCHELGENRWGQIALDLDHPYRLIFEPANEPIPTKLDGGIDRTKITAVRILGVEDYHG
- a CDS encoding HigA family addiction module antitoxin, which encodes MGNVIQNQYTPDYVSPPGETLEEILEERDMSQAELAERTGRPRKTISEIINAKAAITPETALQLERVLGIPASFWNNRERHYREALARKEEQERLSKQVEWLNQLPVKDMVKKRWIQFYQDKVEQLREVLNFFGVASPDQLQMVLSGTNVYFRKSPKSPSDKNAVAAWLRRGEIEADEIKCTPYNANKFKEALQQVRALTVEPPEIFQSEVVRLCAVAGVAVVFVPELPKTQVCGATRWLSPDKALIQLSLRYKTDDHLWFAFFHESGHILKHGKRELFLEFKESQLDKEEKEADTFAADLLIPPTEFKRFLASGKQRSKDGIRQFALEIGIAPGIVVGRLQHDGILPPSHCNELKCKLR
- a CDS encoding IS6 family transposase is translated as MSTQTLFKWRHFLPEIILLNVRWYCRYSLSYRDLEEMMQERGVEVDHSTINRWVLKYAPELDKHIRRHLKPTNDSWRVDETYIKVKDVWKYLYRAVDSEGNTLDFMLSAKRDGKAAARFFRKVLKGQHTQVPRVITVDKNAAYPVAVETLRGDEMIDKETQLRQSKYLNNVVEQDHRNIKRSVRPMMGFKSFNSARRTLSGIEAMNMIRKGQVNGVDRGDSVSQARFIESIFEIAA
- a CDS encoding family 10 glycosylhydrolase, whose amino-acid sequence is MTRSNFQLIRKHRRQIPQCLQRTFVICALFWLILSLWQAPVVSSGQLNTQELRGVWMTNLGAALMYYTTRMDEAVAHIAEHRLNTIYLAVWNRGYTLHPSTIAFQAGGKMRDPLTLLLLLPFQDSLLGLVHQTRRQHLRLIPWFEYGQELRS
- a CDS encoding alkaline phosphatase D family protein → MERYDFERLLASKVKRRSLLVGAGALTGLAIASQWSSHVVARPRLSDYPFQLGVASGDPLPDGVVLWTRLAPQPLSGGGMPQRNVSVRWEIATDENMRHVVKVGTAIATPQLARSVHVDVRGLQPAREYFYQFKVGNEYSPIGRTKTAPARGDRVNYLNFAFCTCQKWEDGYYSAYRRMAEEELDLVFHLGDYIYEYGISPTGGARNVVLPAAYQQETTTLEQYRLRYALYKTDPDLQKAHALFPFVVTWDDHEVDNDYTDAISQDNDPVKQFLQRRAAAYRAYYEHQPLRRFSLPNGPNMRLYRRLGFGDLVKFSVLDTRQYRSNQPCGDGETPRCEAALDLSKTMTGQQQERWLLKGLERSQTRWNVIAQQVLMAELDHKIGAGKIFWNDSWDGYPLARQRILDRVASRKVSNPVVITGDWHSTFVNDIKLNFNNPKSPTIAAEFVAPSLTSNGDAQVYGPYYGPKIPENPHIKFFDGDRRGYFRVNLNHKRWQTDLRIVTTVSRPDAPVYTFASFVVENGRPGVQRG